TTCTGATGCGTGCCATCCGCCGTGCCGCTGACGAGCACGGTAGACATAGTGCCGTCGCCCCATTTTGTCGTATGGCCGGCATCGGTGAAGAGGTCATACGTCAATGTGTGTGAATTTCCGTCGCTCATCAGACGTGCGGCTTCGGTGCCCCCCGACGTCGTTCCCGCGTTGAGAGCGATGCTGTAACTACTGCTCGGTGTGCAGGTCACTGTGATTGTTCCGGTTGCATCGTCGGGTGACCCTAGCGACGCGTCATAGGATCCAAATGAGAGGTTGGTCGCGGCGACGGCGCAGACTTGCTGCACGGTTGCTGAAACCGCAAAAGGGACCTGCACCGTCGCGGCTTCCAAAGGAGACGCCAGGACGAACGAGGCAAGCGATATAAGGATTGCCGGGTGGAAAAATCGCTGCCGGACCAATATGTTCGCCATGGCTGCCTCCAGTGCGGGTAATTTTCTTGTACACAACTTACGCGATAGTTGTAGCGTACAGCCGTGAAGAAAACCTTAGCGGGAAGGGCTTCGGTCTCCGCCCTCCGGGCCGAGTCAAAAGCAATCGGTCGAACTGAGGAGAGGTCGTATGCAAACTTCCGCGACCGGCAATACTGCCAGCGTAATTCCGATTGAGCCGGATTCCGTCAGCGCGAGAACCGCTGCCGCATGGCGCGTTGGACACGTCCACGCAGGCCCTCTACCGGCCTTCGATCTCCCCGCGCAGAATTTCGAGCTTGATCCAGCGGTCTTCACTTTCCTCAAGCGCCTTTTGCGCAGTTGTCAAAGCGTCGCTGAGCGCGGCAAATCGCTTTTGATCGCGCGCGTATAGACCGGCGTCGGCCAATTCTTGCTGGATCTTTGCGATCTGATGTTCGAGCTTCGCTATCTCGTCCGGCAATGTTGCAAGCGCGTGCTTGTCGTTGAAGGACAGCTTGCGCCTGTTTCGCGTCGGCTCGCTCGCGGTGCGCTCGCGCGCGCGCGGCGCGGCTTGGGTAAATTCCCTGGCGGCGACGCCCGAACCACGTTGTGCCAGCATGTCGGTGTAACCGCCGGCATATTCGACAAAGCGGCCGTGACCTTCCGCCATCAGCACAGACGTCACGGTACGGTCGAGAAAATCGCGGTCGTGACTGACAAGCAGAACTGTACCGGAATAATCGGCAATCATCTCCTGCAGCAGGTCCAGTGTTTCGAGGTCGAGATCGTTGGTCGGCTCATCCAGCACCAGGAGATTTGACTCCGCCGCCAACGCGCGCGCAAGCAGTAGCCGAGCGCGTTCCCCACCCGACAACACGCGCACGGGCTGGCGCGCCTGTTCCGGCGTGAACAGGAAATCCTGCATGTAGCTCATCACATGCTTCGGCTTGCCCGCGACTGTGATTGTGGTGCCGTGTCCGCCGGTCAGCACGTCGGCGAGAGTCGTGTCCGGCAGGAGCTTGCGACGATCCTGATCCAGCGATGCCACATGGACGTTCGCGCCGATCGCGATCGTTCCGCTGTCGGGCTCCAGCCGTCCGGTGAGAAGATTGAGCAGCGTGGTCTTGCCGGAACCGTTGGCGCCGACAAGGCCGATCCGGTCGCCGCGCAGCACGCGAATCGAGAAGTCTTCGACGATCGTCTTGCCTTCATATGCCTTCGAGGCCCGGGTTGCTTCTATCACCAAGGTACCGGAGAGATCGCCTTCGCTCGCTACCATCTTCAGGCTGGACACACGGCGGCGGCCGCGCCTTTGCTTGCGCAACTCTCCCAGACCGGCAAGACGCCTCACGTTGCGTTTGCGGCGCGCGGTCACGCCGTAGCGCAGCCAGTGCTCTTCCAGCACAATTTTGCGGTCAAGTTTGT
The DNA window shown above is from Pirellulales bacterium and carries:
- a CDS encoding spore coat U domain-containing protein; this translates as MANILVRQRFFHPAILISLASFVLASPLEAATVQVPFAVSATVQQVCAVAATNLSFGSYDASLGSPDDATGTITVTCTPSSSYSIALNAGTTSGGTEAARLMSDGNSHTLTYDLFTDAGHTTKWGDGTMSTVLVSGTADGTHQNYTLYGQVGTGQFVPSGDYTDTVTATVNY
- a CDS encoding ATP-binding cassette domain-containing protein, encoding MTQDRRRACQIVPAMVLRPAMAPRLFLRDVHVTHGSEPLLDGAELAVDEGARLCVVGRNGSGKSTLLKIAAGLVEPDSGERFVQPGVTIRYLPQEPDFSGLHTLGDYARADLGPGDDPHRVTYLLNALGLTGEEGTVHVSGGEARRAALVRVLAPSPDILLLDEPTNHLDLPAIEWLEDELASMRSALVLVSHDRRFLSNLSRGTLWLDHGQTRLLNRGFAQFESWRDEVLEQEELERHKLDRKIVLEEHWLRYGVTARRKRNVRRLAGLGELRKQRRGRRRVSSLKMVASEGDLSGTLVIEATRASKAYEGKTIVEDFSIRVLRGDRIGLVGANGSGKTTLLNLLTGRLEPDSGTIAIGANVHVASLDQDRRKLLPDTTLADVLTGGHGTTITVAGKPKHVMSYMQDFLFTPEQARQPVRVLSGGERARLLLARALAAESNLLVLDEPTNDLDLETLDLLQEMIADYSGTVLLVSHDRDFLDRTVTSVLMAEGHGRFVEYAGGYTDMLAQRGSGVAAREFTQAAPRARERTASEPTRNRRKLSFNDKHALATLPDEIAKLEHQIAKIQQELADAGLYARDQKRFAALSDALTTAQKALEESEDRWIKLEILRGEIEGR